The genomic stretch gatcacttgcccaccgcgacaccgtctttttgatattttcttgtaattaaatcatttagtttcgttagagagagcaaacacttacaactgtaTGTGTCTGCTGTCTGAATctagcggagctgaacgcgcgtcatcacagaacagcggctgcgggtgtcagatttcattaattcctgtcagactgcgccgagcagacgatggcagaagccgcgtgcttactcgtttttgttataagatgcatatatgatgtttaatgtaggcgagatcgttttgttgttgtgtttttcattaagaataataataaacccataattcaagcagcgctttatggaggaatagccggttgctctgcttgggactggcgggtttctgtcagaagtacctgcgcacattgactcaagcacttaaaccagcagttgcactcgcatttacacgcaaattcatacgcgatttaacgcagcgtacgcaagcactggatttaaacaacagttgcatctaattcaaaagtgaaagtaaaatgcgcacttctgtccatttataagcccctcccacccggtgaaaccggtaacaccgggtttgtcacgcgctgattaaccggtgggaaaattctgtcaccgcaacaaccctagtcaccaacgataagagctttatctacagtgactacgaggtcagacaggaaatttgatatttctttaagaaaatctgcatgatggcccggaggtctatagattgtaGCAAGGACAAAAGAGAGCTGTTtatggttacgatcagttatttccatatttaatagcattatttcaaatgaattcaattttagttcagatttttggttaactttaaaaattttgttgtatattgtagctacaccaccccctctcctcGTTAATCGAGGTTGGTTCATGTTTATAAtagtagtcttgtggggtggattcgtttaaactaatgtaatcgtctgctttaagccaggtttctgttaaagagagtgcatctaagttttggtcagtaattatttcattgacaatgggttccttattggtaagcgatctaatgttaagaaggccgaattttaacattcgaggttcatctgtaaacgtattgttttctaattttatgttagtaagatttgtacgagacgaggtaaacTGTGCTCTGTATTCGTTTGTTCGAGGAACGCACacagttgaaatgtgttgaTACTCTGGTAAGATAGACTCTAAGTTCTgcgatatatgtgatcttgacatgtcagagcagctaacagatggacgggtAGGCCGATCtatctgtttcctgacctgggccctgggtAGTCAGACTGTATTAGAATTAAGagtattggtcagatttctagagagtatagcatttccttccgatgacggatgaaggccatctctctttagcaggtcaggtctccCCCTGAagtgcttccaattgtctataaaccctacgttatgctgagggcaccatttTGACATCCAGTGgtgaagagacactaatctgcTATAAATTTCATcaccccggtaggcggggaggggaccagagcatattacattatctgacattgtttttgcaatttcacacacctctttaatagtatctttggtgatctccgactggcaGAGTCTGGTGTCATTTGCGCCGGCATgaataacaatttttgaaaacttacgcttagcattagccagcactttaagtttggatctaatgtctgacgatctggctcccggtatacagtcaactatggtggctggtgcctcaatgttcacGTTCTTAAGTATCGAGTCTCCAATAACAAGGGCACCTTTAACAGAtgtctcagccggtgtattgcttAGGAtgtcgaatctgttagaaattactAGGGGGGACTTCGATGGACTTCGCCTGatagtcacccagttagtcggCCGTGTTAACTCAGTTGCCGGAACCGAGCTATGTGTACTACGCGTTACCGtaggcgcacccgaaacagtgtttgaAATATTTACATTAGCGGTTTTACTGTCCTCAACGAGCGTTCGGATGTGCGCTTCTAGTTCTGCAACCTTCTCCGTtagccttactacttcaatacatttaacacatgtaaacccctctgtgctgacggaagaagctaaactgtacgtgtggcaagtagtgcaggttacaatgacaagcggagtcttgccgttttcatgctgggcgatagcgtctccgttcgcccgaacgcggtccgtgaagctgcatcgagatGGGTGCTCGCTCGTTGCATGCCTCGGTCGTCTCCGGGTGCCTGGAGCCATGGTGATGTGGGGCACGCTGTACCGCATGGTGCGAATGCCGggcaacaactcctccacagcttcccgctctgGTGAGGAAAGGTCCGAAAAACATACATCGGATGTGTCCGCCATTAGATCGAAAAGGAAGGCAGATTTACAATAAACAGACAGTGAGCAagtgctagcgggctatatgctaacactaggtgtttattagtgatagaTCGTTTTACTTATTAATACTgttcaataatcgtcacggtaaagtattcctaagataaatttgtacgttatattatatagataggaacgagatagtaagaaaataggatttagatgatgaactcgacggagctccaATGCACGGAACAGCGTTTCCCCGTTTGTttatgctagcgggctatatgctaataCTGGGTGTTTACCAGCGATAAATCGTTTCAGTTATTGATACTGTtgaataatcgtcacggtaaggTATTCCTAAGATGAACTAGtgagttatattatatagataggaacaAGATAGTAgaaaaataggatttagatgATGATCTCGACAGAGCTCCGACAACAGTGTTGCCACTCTCttgcgtctctctctcttgcgtcTCTCTCCCAAAGCATGAAGACATTTTTAGTAAGGACTATCTTTTGATAGTTGAAAATGCCTTTGGGTgagaacttttatttttacttactcattaacatattttattatttactgtttttaCTTATGTTTTTACTCCCTTTTcagaaaaacagtaggtaaattgctctggaatttttactgaggtcgtcagagaaaaacacagacatggcccatccggacgggattaaaaacacagaggacctctgagaaacacgattttctcagaggtcccactgtaaaactaatcccgtccgaatagggcttgaGACAGATATGCTGTCAACAACTATTATGTACTATACACACAATAGTAATGGTTTTACATGCTGTATTGAGTAAATATTTTATGGAATTTTATTCACAACTTTCATAACTCTTATCATCCTGTCTTTCACATTACGGTTATGTGACTTTGTCACTCACTACTGAGTTTGTTTAtgttaacctcttgaaaagcacccccattctggcccgaaaccatgaaaatacctactttcactaaaagggctgtttttactaaaccatttatagtataagcataactgtggtatcattagatagaagacactttgagctttgttttccatgtttcaaaattattttaagataaaaatttaaaaagttagagaggctgaagtacattgtaataaattttttcataacattttttttaacactaaaaatcttaatgataaatatatgtgtgaaacctagaaatgcaatgaggacaaagccacaagtctaaagaagttatatttcacgtttgaagtcaatagacccaaaaatgaggttcttgcaagagtttttgtaagactagtgccttttctaagtgccagtcagccacaaaataaaagtcttttgttaacatgcatacacgttcattctttttattgtttatccttatataagcgtataaaatggcgtatccacaccaggaaataaagcttcacacaaagatcgttgaattcgtgttctaattggctacacgttctgtctatcaatatttccCATGAAGTCATTAGAGGAccgcgcgagtcagatgacgtcacgatatttgacagcgctgtttggatattatgtattatactcccgcctacttgtacaatcatgtttgagcgctggttttgaacgTGAGTGTgatctcatatacaagtgttacgatgtaaatagtcctcagattgtatattataatctattacaagacgtgcatctgaaatctgatgtaaacaatggaaaatatatccatatttcacggattatacggatttgtggacaaaaatggtcattggatgtactttgttggagagtttttatgggttattcacacatctgaaacagactggattcgattcgcgttccttataccagtacaaaggtaaggagtcagtttatattatgcatgttgttatctggacttctgtaataaaatactatatttatgatgctagagcaatttaatctcaaaCCCTTTATGCTAAACCCTTtaaccttttaaacgatgtatagtagtgttattattattgttgtttgtacacagtaggctatatatatattgttagcagcattaaaaaaaactgacgtatttccgtccgcgagctagtgcgcgtcgagaggttaaaatACAACAGTCACTAAACTAGAATGACCATTTTACATGTAGAAATAGAAAATGCAAAAGTGGAGAGGTCTCTTTTTCCCATGGCTGTACTATTCTTTGCATCTTTTTGTTGCTTTGATCGTTATTGCAgatcttcttctttttcttcttatTCCTCTTCGCTCCGAGCGGAGCATAGGGCTTCTACGGTCTGCCTCCAGACAATGCGGTCTAGGCTCTTCCTCTTGGCTTCTTTCCAGgtgatcttgattttcagtagtTTGTCTCCGGTTGTTCTTTGCCATGAGTCTTTGGGCCTTCTTCTGCGTCTCGCACCTTGGGGGTTCCAATCAAGTGCATGTCTTGCAATGTTTGACTCTGGTTTTCTCAATGTATGTCCAATCCATTTCCATTTTCTTCTTTTGATGCTTGTTTCCAGTTCTTCCTGTTCTGTTTTTCTCCACAGTTCTTTATTGGTAATTTTCTTTGGCCACCAGATGCCACATAGATGTCTTAGCTTCTTGTTGATGAATGGTTGTAGTTTTGCCAAAACACCCTTGTTTATTTTCCATGTTTCGCATCCATACAGAAGGATGGTTTTAACACTGGAATTAAAAATCCGTATCTTTGTTTTCAGGGAAATGGCTCTAGATCTCCAGACTTTATTTAGGGTGGAAAATGTTTGTTGTGCATTTCTCTTCTTGGCTTTTACATCATTTTCTGTTTCTCCGGATTTTGAAACTATGCTACCAAGGTTTCCGAAACTGGTCTACTCTCTCAATGGTCTCTTCTCCACATTTGATCACATCAGTATTTGCAGGTGTCTTAACTCTCATTTCCTTGGTTTtgtccatatttattttaagaccTACTCTCTCTGCATTTCTCTTCAAGGTGTTTACTTTCAGTCTCATATGTGCTACTTTGTGGCTTAGTAAGCACAGGTCATCTGCAAATTCTATGTCCTCCAGCTGTCTGGTTAGTGTCCACTGGATTCCAGTCTTCTCTCTTCTGTAGGACTTGCATGTGACCCAGTCCAACAGGACGAGAAACAGCAAAGGGCTTAAAAGGCAGCCTTGTTTTACTCCAGTCTTGACCTCAAATCCTTGTGTTGTTATTCCATCATGTATGACACTGGCTTCAAAACCATCATACATCACTTTGATCATCCTGACAATTTTGTCTGGCACTCCATAGTGTCTCAGTAGTCTCCATAATGTGGCCTGGTCCACTGAGTCAAAGGCTTTTTCAAAGTCCACAAAGGTTATGTAGAGTCCAGAATTCTATTCAAAAGATTGCTCTATTATTATTCTCTATGTTGCTATTTGGTCGCAACATGATCTTCCGGCTCGAAAGCCTGCTTGCTCGTCTCTTATCTTGAGGTCTATTGTTTGTTTCATCCTTTCTAGGATTGCTCTTGTCATGACTTTGCTTGTAATTGACAGTAGCATAATTCCTCTCCAGTTCTTGCAGTGGCTGATATCTCCCTTTTTAGGAAGTTTCACCAGCAATCCTTTATTCCACTCTTTGGGGATTGATTCTGTATCCCAAATATTGAGTAGTAGTGAGTGCAGGGCATTTATTGTCACTTCACTTCCAGCTTTCAATGCTTCAGGTGGTATATTATCAGCTCCAGCTGATATATCGGAACTCCTCATGACTCTGGTGTCTTGGAGATTTCTTCTCCATCTCCTACTGATCGCGACATGGTCTATTTGGTTCTCAGTTTTACCATCTGGAGACCTCCATGTTGTTTTGTGTATGTCTCTGTGTGGGAAAAGAGTTCCTCCAATGACAAGTCCATTAGTAGCACAGAAATCTACAAACATTTCTCCATTTTCATTTTGTTCTCCAGTTCCTTCGTTTCCCATCACATCATTGTTTGTTGACCTTTCGCCCACTTTGGCATTAAGGTCACCTATCAGCATGATAATGTCTCTTTTACTGATTTGTTCATAACTTGCTGTAGTGCATCATAGAAATCTTCCTTGGTTTCCAAATTGGCCTGTTCAGTTGGCGCATAGACTTGGATGATGGTAAGGTTTTGACACCTTGAAAGGAATCTGGCGACTAGTATCCTTTCAGATACAGGTTCCCATTCCAGTATGCTTCCAAATGCCTTCTTTGAAAGGATGAGACCAACCCCTTTTTCATGAAGGGCATCTTCATCTGAGTTTCCTGAGAAAAGTATGATTTctccattttgtgtttttacttcTCCTGCGCCATTCCATCTTGTTTCACTCACTCCAAGTATATCGAGCTTTAATCTATCCATTTCCCTCAGTGCTTGGGCAAGCTTCCCCATCTGGTATAGGGTTCTTACATTCCATGTTGCAATCTTTGTGAAGGTTCTCCGATTCAACAACATCGGTCTTGTTTTGGACTTCATAAATTGAATCTTCTCCCTtccattgtatttgtttaatgtCCCACCTTCCATTCCAAAAGGAACGCCCGGTGTGTCTGAGGCTTTCGTACTAGTTTCTGtaacagtatttttttttctggggaTGGGTCGTTGGCCCTTCGCCCAACCCCCATCCTGGAGGGCCAGGGATATGTTTACACATGCCTTGTGCTAGGAGAGTTATCTTCACAGATTTTAGCAGTCTCTCCAACCGCTCACAGTGACCTCTAACTGGTCTGCTTGCTGCTTGCCGTTGACCACACAAATTTGGTTCTTCCGCCCACCAGCTTGGAAACCTCAACGTTAGTCCCTAAGGATTCCTTTGCTGAGGATAACCATCCGACATTCCTGCTGCCGATGCCTTCGCCTTAACTCCGTTAGCCTACCATTTTTCAGGGTTCCTGCGAGACCTTCTTGGCTACCGTGACGGTTCCGGGATTCATGAGAATCCCACCATGCATCGCTCACACAGGCAGTCCCCTACTTTGGCGTTTCCCGGGGTGCACCATCGAGGCTGTGGAGTAGGACTTTGTACCCCGTTATTGCAAATAcaactgtatttttttatttgcaatTCGGGATACGACAGTCACAGGAGTTCACATAATAACACCAAATCATACAGAATAACagataatttcactttaaaacattCAACCTATAGCTTTCTGAACAACTCCAGTATGATTGGTAACTCACATCAAGAACTAGTTGAATATACTTTTTATTCTATATGtccattttaaaatgtttgtaatcGAATAAATTACTGTCCTCCTTACTGTGTATGGTACATGTAATTTTTTATATCGTCTATAAaagtgtttaattttttttttcagaaataacTGGAGACTCATGATTGTGTGCTTCCCTGGAAATGAAGAAGGGGAATATATCAAAACTGGGCGAAAAATGGTAGAAAAGAGGTAGATGTTTATGTTGCATATGAGtaattaaattgtatttttaagttttactttacttttaagaAAAAGTAGATGCTGTTGTCCctacatttatattattaatcCAGGAATTCTTTAATCAGTTGTGTTTTACTTTTAGGCCTTGCATTTTAATGCTAGACTCGAAGCCTGCGCAAGTGAGTGATTGCATGGAGGTTTTCCAAAATATACGAAGGTTGGTTCTGTTGTATATTGGCCCAAATGTGATTGCAGCATGTACTGTAATAGCATTTGACTCATACAAAGTcataaatttgtaaaaaaacaaaacaaagaaagagTAAAGCTAATTTGGGGATGAACTACATTTTATTGTATAATAGTAAACATACAGAAGTTTAGTAAAATCAGGACAAGATTTGCTTTaacataaagtttaaaaaatgtgcCTGTCATATTGGTTGTGGATTTGTTAATGGTTTTTGTTTCAGTTACTtaacagaaatgtggaaaaacaaacaaaaaaagccCCGGACATTTTCTGCGGCTTCTATGCCAGCCCTGAAAGTACGGGTACCTGAACAGCAGGGAAACTGCTCTGAATGCAGCATATTTTTATTACTCTGTGCAGAGCACTTTCTGAATGTAAGTTCTAAACGTTTGTACTTTTAGAACTATATATaagtttaaataattttaatcagAAATTTGTTTCATTCCTTTCCTGTAGGATCCTCCCAAAGAACTAATCAATGAGCTTGACTGTACATCCTGGTTTATGCTGACAGATGCATTTTCAAGGCGTGCACAAATCAGGGACAAAATGCAAAGATGTTTAGAAGGTGTTTTGTTTTATGCAACATTGCATAATCCTAATATATTTGTTAAACTTAATACTAGGTTTTTATtagattaaaattaatttagatGGCAAAATTCAGATACCACTGATCATTGTcatacaaatttaaatattgtttttggTACACAAATATAACTTTGTTGTGTTAAAGTGGCAGGTTATATGAATTTACACTGTTGCATTAATTGTAAAGTGTAATACTAATGATTAACCTGATCAATCTGAGTTTTGCCTACAGCACGTGAAAGAGACGCAGAGGAAATCATAGCAGAAGAAAGAGAAGGTGAAAAACAGCCAAACATTTTTGAGAGAGGAAGAGAAGCAGAGGAAAATGAAGCAGGAGAAAGTGAAAAACAGCCAAACATTtttgagagagggagagaagcAGAGAAAAACAAAGCAGAAGAAAGTGAAAAAACGGGAAAACATTtttgagagagggagagaagcACAGGAAAACGAAGCAGAAGAAAGTGAAGAGGAATGGCAAGAGGAAAATATAACCAAGGAAAGTGAAATAGAATGTAGAGTGAAAGAAAATAGACATTCGACAAGAGAAGAGAACAAAACAGCTCAGGGAAAAAGCTACACCGTCCTGAGAAGGCTGTCAGTCCCAGGCACGAAAAGGAAATACACAGTCACTCAGGATGAAATAAAACGAAGAATCATTACAGAAAACATGTCAAATAACATGTTAAGAAGCCTGATTAGGGTTTGTACATCCAAGCTATTTGCTGTaactagaaataaaaaaaatgtacaacatGGTAACAAATTGGTTTCATCCAAAGTTTCGTAAAGAGGATCTCCCAGAGGAGCTTAGACTTCAAAGACCAAAAAAAAGCTAAGACAAAAATGAGCATCTTCTCTGCCCTCAGTGAAGGGGAGGCCACAGATTTAGCCCAGGAGCTTGGAGCAACGCTTGGGCGACATGTCAACCTAGACATGGGTACAATTGTTCCAAGTGCAGAGGCAGAGGTTGCAAAGTAAGTTGCTTTCCACTACAACAGTTCTTATACCCGTTTCTTGCACCTTATTAATCTGTTCACTCATCTTTACAGGAATGCACTCTGCACCCTCCAGTCCTTGCTGAGGGAAAGACTGGTAGATGAATCCCCTTTTAGTCTCATCACACATACATTTGGACCACAAATTCTTGATGTTGTCATCTCACTTTAATCAGTCAGTTTAAGTAGCTCTCTCAATGTTAAATTGTAACAAACATAACTACAGCAGTAGTTAATAGAttagtttttagtttaaaaCAATAACAGTGTCAGGATCCGTCAAAATCATGTGTTTAATtatatctagtctttgtgttcggggtcctggcagtaccatgttctatgtgggaaatgcgtggttttagtattgaattattctgaccacgcatttcccgggtctcgtcactttttaccCGCTCCCTTACTTGTCATTGATTTCAGCTGTGTCTCTCATTAGTTCTCCCTtttattgtccttgtgtttgctgttctgtgctTGTGCATCTTGTTGTATTCCTCGTCATGTTTCTGTATTTGGCATCTGTGAGTATTTATGAAGATCTAGTTTTGTCTGTTATATGTAGTGTAGAGTTTATTGTTGGTTTATGTTTAGTTTAGTGTTAGTTATTGTAACGTTCATCCAGTTTTGTTTTCCCCTGTTTCTTGTACAATAAATCATTCATTTTGAGTCACGTCCGCACTTGGGTTCATTTCTTGTTATATCCTCACATTACGCACGAGCCAACAAAGAACCCAGCGGATTTGAACACCCGTCTTGCACGGAGGGGTCTGAGTTATCGCCTGGAGTGTGAACCGGGTCCTATATGGTACGATCCACTCGTGTATGGACCCGGGATTAACTCAAGGCGGAACCCGACCAGAACCGCCGAGCCCCTTCCACTTTCTGCCATTCCTGAGGGACGGATTTTGGGAATGTTGGGGCTCGGCGACTCAGAACTGTTTCCTCCAGGTCCAGAGTGCTCCGCTCCACCTGTGTCCCTTTGAGGAAAGCGAGAGAGGAGGATCTCCTGGGAGTCTTTGTCTGGGGGTCCTCCTCAGAAGTGATTCCACCTCATCCTCTCTCTGCCCCACGGCCTctgaggaagaagaagaagaagaggagggGACCGATTGACCAGCTAGAGCCGTCGGCGCAGCCGTCGCAGTGCCCAGAGGcgtgtgcgcagccagcgcagcCCCAGCCGTGTGTGCAGCCAGCGCAGCCCCAGCCAGGTTTTGCACCTTCCTGCCATGCCCCTCCCAGGACTCACCCAAAGCCTCCCAGACCCCCACGGACTCCTTCTGCTTCTCCCAGGACTCCTTCCCCACCCCCCCACCCTGGACCACCACCTTTGAACTCTTTTGTTCCCCCacccccccctcccttgtttgttatttttgttatcTTACCCCAACccatttttaattttgacaTGTCTGCCCTTAATgttatttgttatgttttcttggtTGTTCTCTGTCTGTCAATTGGTTTTGTCTAGAGTTTAGTGTTCCCCCTGAGGAGCATCTGGTATCCACTTTTTAAGGGGGGGTACTGTCAGGATCCATCAAAATCATGTGTTTAATTTtatctagtctttgtgttcggggtcctggcagtaccatgttttatgtgggaaatgcgtggttttagtattgaattattctgaccacgcatttcccgggtctagTCACTTTTTACCCGCTCCCTTACTTGTCA from Paramisgurnus dabryanus chromosome 6, PD_genome_1.1, whole genome shotgun sequence encodes the following:
- the LOC141282367 gene encoding uncharacterized protein; amino-acid sequence: MADTSDVCFSDLSSPEREAVEELLPGIRTMRRSPSKSPLVISNRFDILSNTPAETSVKGALVIGDSILKNVNIEAPATIVDCIPGARSSDIRSKLKVLANAKRKFSKIVIHAGANDTRLCQSEITKDTIKEVCEIAKTMSDNVICSGPLPAYRGDEIYSRLVSLHHWMSKWCPQHNVGFIDNWKHFRGRPDLLKRDGLHPSSEGNAILSRNLTNTLNSNTV